One stretch of Halobaculum marinum DNA includes these proteins:
- the trpC gene encoding indole-3-glycerol phosphate synthase: MNTTSDDLAPAVRSILESAAERPGGDERVAVSARSLSEAFAAAEADGRVPVIAEVKPTSPTTDGAREDDPVELAEAMVAGGAAALSVLTEPDHFGGSVENLERIREAVDVPVLRKDFLVREDQLDAVEADVVLLIARFVEDDLADLVAAARDRGFQPLVEVHTREELAAALAAGADLVGVNNRDLGQLEVDLATFERLAPEAPDDVTLIAESGITTPADARRMREAGADGLLIGSAIMDAEGVDDAGTGGDVSANTRRFTSAETEDEV; encoded by the coding sequence ATGAACACTACTTCGGACGACCTCGCGCCGGCGGTGCGCTCCATCTTGGAGTCCGCAGCCGAGCGGCCCGGGGGCGACGAGCGGGTGGCCGTCTCGGCGCGGTCGCTCTCCGAGGCGTTCGCCGCGGCGGAGGCCGACGGTCGCGTGCCGGTGATCGCCGAGGTCAAACCGACGAGTCCGACGACCGACGGCGCTCGCGAGGACGACCCCGTCGAGTTGGCCGAGGCGATGGTCGCGGGCGGTGCGGCGGCGCTGTCGGTGCTCACCGAACCGGACCACTTCGGCGGCTCCGTCGAGAACCTCGAACGGATTCGTGAGGCCGTCGACGTGCCCGTGTTGCGCAAGGACTTCCTCGTCCGCGAGGACCAACTCGACGCCGTGGAGGCCGACGTGGTGCTCCTCATCGCGCGGTTCGTCGAAGACGACCTCGCGGACCTCGTCGCGGCGGCGCGCGACCGTGGGTTCCAGCCGCTCGTCGAGGTGCACACGCGTGAGGAACTCGCGGCGGCGTTGGCGGCGGGTGCCGACCTCGTCGGCGTGAACAACCGCGACCTCGGGCAGTTGGAGGTGGACCTCGCGACGTTCGAGCGCCTCGCGCCCGAAGCGCCCGACGACGTGACGCTGATCGCCGAGTCCGGCATCACGACGCCCGCGGACGCTCGCCGGATGCGCGAGGCGGGCGCCGACGGCCTGCTCATCGGGTCGGCGATTATGGACGCCGAGGGCGTCGACGACGCCGGCACCGGCGGCGACGTTTCTGCCAACACCCGGCGGTTTACGTCCGCGGAGACGGAGGACGAGGTATGA
- a CDS encoding 2-amino-3,7-dideoxy-D-threo-hept-6-ulosonate synthase produces MELAGLAARLDRISTDDRILMVPMDHGITLGAVKGLKDIEGTIDAVTRGGADAVLTQPGIAPRVHDNKNGAGYVVHLNASTVVGPESNDKRQTGSVKSAIRAGADAVSMHINVGSDYEPEQMTFLSELCEEANEYGVPVLAMAYARGANLEGDDPEHDAEYLGHAVRLAEECGADLVKTAYSGDAASFEHVCESTRLPVIIAGGSPVSDLATLENVRGAMDAGAAGVSMGRTIFQHDDPEAMTRAVSAVVHDDADAEDALSASGL; encoded by the coding sequence ATGGAACTCGCCGGACTCGCCGCACGACTGGATCGCATCTCCACAGACGACCGCATCCTCATGGTGCCGATGGACCACGGCATCACGCTCGGCGCCGTGAAGGGGCTGAAGGACATCGAGGGCACCATCGACGCCGTCACGCGCGGCGGCGCCGACGCCGTGCTCACCCAGCCCGGCATCGCCCCGCGCGTCCACGACAACAAGAACGGCGCGGGCTACGTCGTCCACCTCAACGCCTCGACGGTCGTCGGCCCCGAGAGCAACGACAAACGCCAGACCGGGTCGGTGAAAAGCGCCATCCGCGCCGGCGCCGACGCCGTCTCGATGCACATCAACGTCGGCTCCGACTACGAGCCCGAGCAGATGACGTTCCTCTCGGAGCTGTGTGAGGAGGCCAACGAGTACGGCGTCCCCGTGCTCGCGATGGCGTACGCCCGCGGCGCGAACTTGGAGGGCGACGACCCCGAGCACGACGCCGAGTACCTCGGCCACGCCGTCCGCCTCGCCGAGGAGTGCGGCGCCGACCTCGTGAAGACCGCCTACTCGGGCGACGCGGCCAGCTTCGAGCACGTCTGCGAGTCGACGCGCCTGCCGGTGATCATCGCCGGCGGCTCGCCCGTCAGCGACCTCGCGACACTGGAGAACGTCCGCGGCGCGATGGACGCCGGCGCCGCCGGCGTCTCGATGGGGCGCACCATCTTCCAGCACGACGACCCCGAAGCGATGACGCGCGCGGTGTCGGCGGTCGTCCACGACGACGCCGACGCGGAGGACGCACTGTCGGCGTCCGGGCTGTAA
- a CDS encoding CPBP family intramembrane glutamic endopeptidase — protein MTRWTAFVGLSGVVLALLLGLARLSEAQFSSTPEPAARTPDTPSAPEDTGPATTTPYHPAADHDPGLATPERSPVADREAVTAMSAGTLLANVAISQGTFGALLVAAAVWASVPADALGLVPLVTPATLALGVALGVALWLASEAGGRLAERWGVAVNEEMRGALAPRSRVGWAVLLLAVLPTVALFEEFLFRAVLVGAFSTAAAATGVPASPWLLAALSSVAFALGHGAQGRAGVVATGTLGFVLAAAFLLSGSFALVAVAHYLVNALTFVIHEGLGVDW, from the coding sequence GTGACGCGCTGGACGGCGTTCGTCGGACTGAGCGGCGTCGTTCTCGCGCTGTTGCTCGGCCTCGCGCGACTCTCTGAGGCGCAGTTCTCTTCGACACCAGAGCCGGCGGCTCGCACTCCCGACACGCCCAGCGCCCCCGAGGACACTGGTCCGGCGACGACGACCCCGTACCACCCGGCCGCGGACCACGACCCCGGACTGGCGACGCCGGAGCGCAGCCCCGTTGCCGACAGGGAGGCGGTCACGGCGATGTCCGCCGGCACCCTGTTGGCCAACGTCGCCATCTCGCAGGGCACCTTCGGCGCGCTGCTCGTCGCCGCGGCGGTGTGGGCCAGCGTGCCCGCCGACGCGTTGGGACTCGTTCCGCTCGTCACGCCCGCGACCCTCGCGCTGGGCGTCGCGCTCGGCGTCGCGCTGTGGCTCGCCAGCGAAGCCGGCGGTCGCCTCGCCGAGCGGTGGGGCGTGGCGGTGAACGAGGAGATGCGCGGCGCGCTCGCGCCGCGTTCGCGGGTCGGCTGGGCCGTCCTCCTGCTGGCGGTGTTGCCGACAGTGGCGCTGTTCGAGGAGTTCCTCTTCCGGGCGGTGCTCGTCGGCGCGTTCTCGACCGCCGCCGCCGCGACCGGCGTGCCCGCCTCCCCGTGGCTGCTCGCGGCGCTGTCGTCGGTCGCGTTCGCGCTCGGCCACGGCGCCCAGGGCCGCGCGGGCGTCGTCGCTACGGGGACGCTCGGGTTCGTGCTCGCGGCGGCGTTCCTCCTCTCCGGGAGTTTCGCCCTCGTCGCCGTCGCGCACTACCTCGTGAACGCGCTCACCTTCGTCATCCACGAGGGACTCGGGGTCGACTGGTGA
- the trpB gene encoding tryptophan synthase subunit beta has product MSSEGERSETSDRAGSDATRENGGGGGERVSAGDGKFGRYGGQYVPEALMPAIEELTDAYERYVLNNEDGFVDEFRRRLRDFGGRPTPLQRADRLSERYDTEVYLKREDLLHGGAHKLNNALGQVLLAKYMGKERIIAETGAGQHGTATAMAAAHLGMPCEVYMGERDINRQRPNVFRMKINGSEVTPVTTGRGTLKEAISETMRDWATNVEDTHYVIGSVVGPHPFPQMVRDFQAVISEEAREQVIDQTGGLPDSVVACAGGGSNTMGAFHNFVGDDGVDLLAVEAGGSSLAVDEETGVAPNSASLSTGSEGVLHGARTKLLQDHDGQIVESHSVSSGLDYAGVGPELAHLVDEDRVTPVNVADDAAIEGFHRLSQEEGIIPALETAHAFGYLHEHHDEVGDVTIVNVSGRGDKDLDTAIEETAQRDIPNAPDMSMFEGGLR; this is encoded by the coding sequence ATGAGCAGCGAGGGCGAGCGAAGCGAGACCTCGGATCGAGCGGGGAGCGACGCGACCCGCGAGAACGGCGGTGGCGGCGGGGAGCGAGTCTCCGCCGGCGACGGGAAGTTCGGTCGCTACGGGGGGCAGTACGTCCCCGAGGCGCTGATGCCCGCCATCGAGGAGTTGACCGACGCCTACGAGCGGTACGTCCTCAACAACGAGGACGGGTTCGTGGACGAGTTCCGCCGCCGACTCCGCGACTTCGGCGGCCGACCGACGCCGCTCCAGCGCGCGGACCGCCTCTCCGAGCGCTACGACACCGAGGTGTACCTCAAGCGCGAGGACCTGCTCCACGGCGGCGCGCACAAACTGAACAACGCCCTCGGGCAGGTGTTGCTCGCGAAGTACATGGGCAAAGAACGCATCATCGCCGAGACCGGCGCGGGCCAACACGGCACCGCGACGGCGATGGCCGCGGCCCACCTCGGGATGCCGTGTGAGGTGTACATGGGCGAGCGCGACATCAACCGCCAGCGCCCCAACGTGTTCCGGATGAAGATCAACGGCTCCGAGGTGACGCCGGTGACGACGGGCCGGGGGACGCTGAAGGAGGCCATCTCCGAGACGATGCGCGACTGGGCGACGAACGTCGAGGACACCCACTACGTCATCGGCTCGGTCGTCGGCCCGCACCCGTTCCCGCAGATGGTGCGCGACTTCCAGGCGGTCATCTCCGAGGAGGCGCGCGAGCAGGTGATCGACCAGACGGGCGGCCTCCCGGACTCCGTGGTCGCGTGCGCAGGCGGCGGCTCGAACACCATGGGCGCGTTCCACAACTTCGTCGGCGACGACGGGGTCGACCTGCTGGCCGTCGAGGCCGGCGGCTCCTCGCTCGCCGTGGACGAGGAGACGGGCGTCGCGCCCAACTCCGCGTCGCTGTCGACGGGGAGCGAGGGCGTCCTCCACGGCGCGCGCACGAAGCTCCTCCAGGACCACGACGGCCAGATCGTCGAGAGCCACTCCGTCTCGTCGGGGCTGGACTACGCCGGCGTCGGCCCGGAACTTGCGCACCTCGTCGACGAGGACCGCGTGACGCCCGTGAACGTCGCCGACGACGCGGCAATCGAGGGGTTCCACCGCCTCTCCCAAGAGGAGGGGATCATCCCCGCGCTGGAGACGGCCCACGCGTTCGGCTACCTCCACGAGCACCACGACGAGGTGGGTGACGTGACGATTGTCAACGTCTCCGGGCGCGGCGACAAGGATCTGGACACGGCCATCGAGGAGACCGCCCAGCGCGACATCCCGAACGCGCCGGACATGTCGATGTTCGAGGGGGGCCTGCGATGA
- the trpA gene encoding tryptophan synthase subunit alpha, which produces MTGHRSSEAIAAAFADGPAFVPYLAVGDPDYESSQAYVEALAAGGADVIELGLPFSEPIAEGPTIQNAVVRALEAGMTPTRFFEFVADLDVDVPLVCMTYYNLIYQYGDEQGPRPFVERAAEVGISGFVVPDLPAEEAGPLREACDEFGLDLVSIVAPTTGAERLKKLVDVSSGYLYVQARLGVTGASSSVSDQTGESLARLADVDLPKAVGFGISSGEQAATVVEAGADGVIVGSALVDIVAEGHANDEPTEAVADRLETKARELKQGALEGYGRRTPAPEGTSD; this is translated from the coding sequence ATGACCGGGCACCGCTCCAGCGAGGCCATCGCCGCGGCCTTCGCGGACGGGCCCGCGTTCGTCCCGTACCTTGCGGTCGGCGACCCCGACTACGAGTCCTCGCAGGCGTACGTGGAGGCGCTCGCGGCGGGCGGCGCCGACGTGATCGAACTCGGTCTCCCGTTCTCCGAGCCCATCGCCGAGGGGCCGACCATCCAAAACGCGGTCGTCCGCGCGCTGGAGGCGGGGATGACGCCGACGCGCTTCTTCGAGTTCGTCGCGGACCTCGACGTGGACGTGCCGCTGGTCTGTATGACGTACTACAACCTCATCTACCAGTACGGCGACGAGCAGGGGCCACGCCCGTTCGTCGAGCGTGCCGCCGAGGTGGGTATCTCCGGGTTCGTGGTGCCGGACCTGCCCGCAGAGGAGGCGGGGCCGCTGCGCGAGGCGTGCGACGAGTTCGGTCTCGACCTCGTCTCCATCGTCGCGCCGACGACCGGCGCAGAGCGCCTCAAGAAGCTCGTCGACGTGTCGTCGGGCTACCTGTACGTGCAGGCGCGCCTCGGCGTCACCGGCGCGTCGTCGTCGGTGTCCGACCAGACGGGCGAGTCGCTGGCGCGACTCGCCGACGTCGACCTCCCGAAGGCCGTCGGCTTCGGCATCTCCTCGGGCGAGCAAGCCGCGACGGTCGTCGAGGCGGGCGCCGACGGCGTCATCGTCGGCTCCGCGCTCGTCGACATCGTCGCCGAGGGACACGCGAACGACGAACCGACCGAGGCGGTCGCCGACCGCCTCGAGACGAAGGCGCGCGAACTGAAGCAGGGAGCGCTGGAGGGATACGGGCGACGGACGCCGGCACCCGAAGGTACATCTGATTGA
- a CDS encoding MGMT family protein: MPAGTDAGVPETGVFGRDYAAIDSPVELGTASGRLLSVSFPETLSDDADGVHALLDRLHDYFDGAEDDFADVAVAITVPTVQREVLESVRTLPYGDEADLELIVRMTSGLDHEDESDLQTARQALRANPIPIVVPDHRVRGVDGATPAAVAKRLREIEGIREF; encoded by the coding sequence ATGCCCGCAGGCACAGACGCAGGCGTTCCGGAGACGGGTGTGTTCGGTCGCGACTACGCCGCGATCGACAGTCCGGTGGAGCTTGGGACCGCCAGCGGTCGTCTCCTCTCGGTGTCGTTCCCGGAGACGCTCTCGGACGACGCCGACGGCGTTCACGCGCTGTTGGACCGACTCCACGACTACTTCGACGGCGCCGAGGACGACTTCGCCGACGTGGCGGTCGCGATCACCGTCCCGACGGTCCAGCGGGAGGTGTTAGAGTCCGTGCGGACGCTCCCGTACGGCGACGAAGCGGACCTGGAGCTGATCGTCCGGATGACCTCGGGACTCGACCACGAGGACGAGTCGGATCTGCAGACTGCTCGCCAAGCGTTGCGCGCGAACCCGATTCCGATCGTCGTCCCGGACCACCGCGTGCGCGGGGTCGACGGTGCGACGCCGGCCGCGGTCGCGAAGCGACTCCGAGAGATCGAAGGGATCCGCGAGTTCTAA
- a CDS encoding rhodanese-like domain-containing protein, which produces MRELDDHAWDMAAAAEEHVEVLSVEAAHEEWAAREDGGSDDDDAIFLDVRDVRERWIEGAIPDDTHAPRGMLEFWADPETTYYRDYFDPDRRFVLYCNEGGRSALAAKVLQDMGFADVAHVEGGFTAWQEAGYDQADVDQPDYSGR; this is translated from the coding sequence ATGCGAGAACTCGACGACCACGCGTGGGACATGGCCGCGGCGGCGGAGGAGCACGTCGAGGTGCTGAGCGTCGAGGCCGCCCACGAGGAGTGGGCGGCCCGCGAGGACGGAGGGAGCGACGACGACGACGCCATCTTCCTCGACGTGCGCGACGTGCGCGAGCGGTGGATCGAGGGTGCGATCCCAGACGACACGCACGCGCCGCGGGGGATGCTGGAGTTCTGGGCCGACCCGGAGACAACGTACTACCGCGACTACTTCGACCCCGACCGACGGTTCGTGCTGTACTGCAACGAGGGGGGCCGGTCGGCGCTCGCGGCGAAGGTGCTCCAGGACATGGGGTTCGCCGACGTGGCCCACGTCGAGGGTGGCTTCACCGCGTGGCAGGAGGCAGGGTACGACCAGGCCGACGTCGACCAACCGGACTACAGCGGGCGATAG
- a CDS encoding DMT family transporter has protein sequence MELSPDATVYLLALVPAVIWGLTPVLDKRGMALDGTALQASLVVVVVDLTIFLVALLASRGADAFAEIDPAVAGLFLFAGATGTAVGRLAIFVGVDRVGASVNSAVVSARPLFATAFGFGLLAEPVSATTGAGVVVLVTGLVVLSLSKGGDVSGWTTRDLIYPLASGALFAFGNVLRRFGLGTGGADVLQAVALNEAGALAVFLGYAAVRGSAGFRSAERRSYGYFAVSGGLTALALIALFSALSMPAGRVAIVESLASTAPLFTTVFVYVFLRDIERVTRGIVAGAVLVVLGTALVTLGPSIWV, from the coding sequence ATGGAACTGTCTCCCGATGCAACGGTGTACCTGCTCGCGCTCGTGCCCGCCGTCATCTGGGGACTCACCCCCGTCCTCGACAAGCGGGGGATGGCGCTCGACGGGACCGCCCTCCAGGCGTCGCTTGTCGTCGTCGTGGTCGACCTCACGATATTCCTCGTCGCGCTCCTCGCCTCTCGGGGGGCCGACGCGTTCGCGGAGATCGACCCAGCCGTCGCCGGACTGTTCCTGTTCGCGGGTGCGACCGGAACCGCAGTCGGTCGGTTGGCCATCTTCGTCGGCGTCGACCGTGTCGGTGCCAGCGTCAACAGCGCCGTCGTCAGCGCCCGACCTCTGTTCGCGACCGCGTTCGGCTTCGGGCTCCTCGCCGAACCCGTCTCGGCGACGACTGGGGCCGGCGTCGTCGTCCTCGTGACCGGACTGGTCGTCCTCAGCCTCTCCAAGGGCGGTGACGTGTCCGGGTGGACGACCCGTGACCTGATCTACCCCCTCGCCTCGGGAGCGCTGTTCGCGTTCGGGAACGTCCTCCGACGGTTCGGACTCGGGACCGGTGGTGCGGACGTACTGCAGGCGGTCGCGCTGAACGAGGCCGGTGCACTGGCCGTCTTCCTCGGGTACGCTGCCGTCAGGGGATCCGCTGGGTTTCGGTCGGCCGAGCGCCGCTCGTACGGCTACTTCGCGGTCAGCGGCGGGCTCACCGCCCTCGCCCTGATCGCGTTGTTCAGCGCGCTGTCGATGCCCGCGGGACGCGTCGCCATCGTCGAGTCGCTGGCCTCTACGGCACCGCTGTTCACCACGGTGTTCGTGTACGTCTTCCTTCGCGACATCGAGCGCGTCACCCGTGGCATCGTCGCCGGCGCCGTGCTCGTGGTTCTGGGAACGGCGCTGGTGACGCTCGGCCCGTCGATTTGGGTCTGA